The genomic DNA TCCCACAATCACTGTTAAGGAAAAGCACCTTCAAAATTTCAGAAATTGAGAATTCCATGCTGCCATCCTGTGTCCACCATCTGGCCACTGCAGCTATGATTTCAGTTTCCTTCCCTACGTTTGTGCATTTATGTACAAGTATTGGGGTGGAACTTGAGTCATTGTGCTACAGTGTTTCAATGTGCTTAGAAAGCCTAACATGACCACCAGCCATCTGTACTACTAGACTGGGAATAGAACAGTTCTCACAAAATCTTAGCAAAATGGGGATCCTCAGGACTAAAATGAGGAATTTCATCATGCCTACTGGACCCAGCAGGTAGccgaaaggattaaatgagatcatctgCACAGAGCAACGTAAGCACAGAGCAGgtagtaagtgctccataaagGTTAGCACTTTATATCTGTAACACACTGGCCTGACACATGCCAGCCTTGCAAACAGCAACATTTTACTGACATGCATTTATATAACACATTATCAATAAGCATCATTTATGGGCATTTTTAACATGGTCTTCAAGGTCTGGCGTGGTCTGGCAGCCAACAGCATCCCCTGCCACATCCCCCACTGCAGCCTGCTCTATATCTCTCTCCATGCCCCACCCCTTGGCTTTTTGCGCAGAAGTCACGGCAGCCTTCCTGCATGTCCATGAAAGCATTGAGCTCCTTCCTAGAATACCCACTCCACACATGCACTCCCCTCTATGTGGAACTGTACTCCAGGGTCTTCTCCTTTGCCCCATAAACTCATCTGCAGTTTTCTGCTTAATCAGAAAGCTGAGTCTTTGACCGCCATTGTAAAACACTTCTTAAGtgctaattttgtatttttgatgtaATTCTTGTATTCGTGTCTGCTTTACCCACTAGACTAAAGGTTCCAACAGGGCAAGGTCCATGTTTTGGGCTTTTTTCTCACTACCTATATCCCTCCATGTCTACCACAGTGTTTGGCATATGCTAGTTTCTCAATACATATAGGTTCTATAGACATAAAAGCATAGGCCAGTATGAGGCTATGACTCTCAAGGACTGagcatttctctctttccacttTATTTCATAATCCCTGTTCCCCTCACACCTGGTGTTAACTATACTatgaaaatacacatattttagtAGGTTAAAATagcatgggaaaaataaaatgcaagattCAGTttaagaagagagggaagaaaagagagatcaatgaaataaacaTAGTTAGAAATGGGGCGGGAGCCGACATTAGCAAGGAGCAGTGTGAGTAGTGGGTAAGCCATTACTGCAGGCCTGTTCTGGGGCTCGGAAGGACTGGGAAGCTGAAGGGTTTGAAGACCCTATCCCATCCCTACTACAGTTAATCTTCTTCATAAGTTTCCTCTTACTAATGACTTCCACTAGAACTGTGTGCCCCAGGGCAATGGCCCTTGTCCATCCTGGTCTCCCCTGCGTTATCAAATAGGGACCAAAATAGGATCCTACCCGTGTACAGGGTGCCAACCAAGCATCACTCCTTAAAGAGTCTTATCATATTTAGTTATCTCTGCAGTGAAATAGATTTCCAAAAGAGCCCACTACCACCAGTTAtgatgaattttgtttctttgtttcttagagtcAGAGGGGATGACTATTCACAGGAATGACTATTTGCTATCTTCATTTTTTCAAGTTGTAATAAATACTTGTGCTTTTCTCATTAGCATAAAACATACTGGTTATTTACgccttgatttttcttctccactAGAACGTCAGACTAAGGCCTTTGTTTCATCCATTTGAGGATTAGAAAGGTACtcaaatgtgaataaaaatgtgGCACGGGAAGGGACAGCTCCGCATTTTAGGGGCTGTATGACCTAGAGCTGTGGCCCAGGTGCTAAGCTGGGGAGACATAACAGCGAATGCCTCGCCAGGAGAGTCCCCGAGGAAGGAACGCTGGCCTGAACGCTGGCCTGAGAGAACCAGATCCAAGAGGGTCCTGAGGGACGCCATTATCCTGCCTGGGCCCTCAAGCTCCAAAAATGATGCCCTGCTCAACTGGACTAGTCTTCCCGCCAAAGCGAGAGCCAAAAGTCCCTGGCGCTGAAACCTTGGGCGCCCACGGATGGCCCCGCCCCCATCCGCCCCCTTCCCGAGGATTGCCTGCCCTCCCCGCCTCCCGCCCCTGCCTTTCCAAGGATTGGCTgttctccccgccccctcctctcGCCTCGCCCCGCCCCCTTCCCCGGGATTGGCCACCCTCCCAACCCACTTTGCAGCCCCCCGCAGTTAGCGGGGTCCGCGGGGGTCtgaggatggaggaggagggaggtttCGGAGCGGGGCGGGAGTCTCGAACCTCTTTGTCTCGCAGATCTGGGCGGAGTGTGGCTCAGCTCTCAGATCCCTTGGGGCGGCAAGGGCGCCCCGCCTGCGGGCCAGGCTAGGGCTGCGCTCGCCCCGCGTCCCCTCGAGCTTTGCCCGCCCGGAGCTGCGCTGCTTCCGGCGGCCAGAACGGAGGGGTAAAGCAGTCCTCGGAGGCCCGGCGGGCGGGCGGCCCAGCTCGTCCCGGGGCCGCGCGAGGCACAGACATAGCGCCGAGCGGCCGGGTGGCTTCCCCGCGCCCAGGCCCGGGCGCCCTAACAATCTCGCGCTTTGCTCCCCCAGGGCGCCGCCGCCGCGACTTTGTAGCGGGTTCGGGGCCGGCCGGCTGGCGGCTGCGCAAACCCCGCCCGGCCCGACCCGGCACCCGGGGAGTGTGTCTCCGACGTGTGCGGGGCTGCCGCGGCCCGAGCTCTACGCGCAGGTAGGTCCCCGTCCCGGAGTGAAATGCGAGGACCTAGGCCCGGAGCACGTGGCCGGTGGCGACCGGGGTTCCCACGTGCTGGGTTCTGAGGGCCCCAGATTGTCTGGCCCTCAGAGGGAATGCACGTTCCCGGGGTGCCCCCGCACAACAGCTGCTTCGGGTGGGTTTTCGGACTCGTTCAAGAAAGCGCTGAGATCCAGGGGATATTGACGAGGGAGGCGTGCAGGGATCCTGGAGAGCCCTGTCAAAATCCCAGACCGCCCTTTCCTGTGCCCTTTTAAGGCTGACGCGGTGCCTTAAGAGGCTAACACAGAAGGGTAAAGTAAGTCTCCATAAAACCCAGGGAAGAGATTGTAAAACTCCTCTTTGGATCCTGTCTGGAGTCACAGCTGAACcagaggaaatttttcttttggttcaaGCACCTTGTGATATTTTAACACGGCTCAGAGCACACGTGAAGAATTCAAACTTAACCTTAGCATTGATAGTACATTCAGTGAAAGTGTTGGCATTTGTCACTGAAGGCGGAAACAACCTAGGAGAATGACTCTATAAAGACTGTGAATTGAGAACATCTGAAGGCACTGGTGACAAAGGTCATAAagcctctggagccagacttccCTGGGTAGAAACAACAGATCCAGAATACATGAAACTGACCCATTTGGAAATAGTTTTTGGTCACCCCATGGCTGCTGACATCTCTAAACCTTCCATTCCTGGATTGGGTGAGCATATGGGCCCTGGACTGAACAATTCACTATGTTGACTAGTTATATATAAGAACTATTGGAGCATATCATGAACAGGTGAAAAAAAACATGATCTTCACCTACTAACAAGCCTTGCCATATCTTTCTACTAGGAGATGGAGCATATATcagtttttagaagaaaatacccaTCTGGGAAAGCTCACTGGGAAAGGCTTTAATACTGTTAACCATCTACActgtcatcaaaataaaagtcttccaGGATTCACATGAGACACACCCAAGCTAGCTCTAGACCGTCACCCCATAACAGTTAGAAGGCTGTCCCTATGAGTGACCTACTCAGGCTCCAGAAGCAGGTGACACTGTGAAGTAAGCAGCTTTGTGCAATATCTTGAATCAAGAATGtggtcttcatttttcttcccttgaaaCCTTTCTCCCTGACCTGGAAAATTCTCTGACCTagagatcttttttaaaaaacccttcctcttttctttatgGAAAGATTGGCTGGAGGTTGCTTGTTTAACCTATTCTCCTTCTGTCCGCCCACTATGGGCTCCCTTCCAAAAACAGTGTCTTGCTTCAACTAACCCTTGGTGCTCTTTCAACAATTCTATTTGTTGAATGGCAAAACCCCATTACCCCATTACTCCCACCACTCTTCCAAACCCTGCCCCTTAGCTAATTTATCTGATTGCTGGTTAAGCAACATCTATATAACACACAAGAACTTGAACCAGTTTTTGTTCCTGCCCAGGGAAGTACCTGGTGGACCCATTCTGTACAGTGGATGTGTAAAAGGGAACGGTATCCACAAACAAGAGGACAAAATCACTCTTCTTGGCATTAGGAAACTTCTACAGATGCTCAACGTCTATCATTTATTCAGGTGAAGGTTTTGGAGGAAATTTTCCTCTttgcactgaaaataaaaatggcactGGACCCTTCCTAGGTAACATACCCAAACAATACTGTATTCCAACACTACGGTTTGATTCCACAGATGGCACCTTCAGACCTTCTATAGCTGTTGTAAATGAGTCCAAGACTGATTAGTATGATGCAGATGTTTGCCTAGTCACTGGACAATATTCCTGATTTGCAGGCCACACAAGTGGGACCTGGAATAGCTCGGCTTTTCCCCTGGTTGGTCTGCTCAATACCTAAGACTACATATGGGTAGCCCGAAACTCTGAAATGACCTGCTTAGGTAATGACACCCATCTCTACAGCTGCCAAAATCAAACTAAAGGCCTTCTGAAGCAGGTACTCCGCAACCTGTTTTGCTCTTACAGGCTGACAGAGGCACATGGTAAATGGAGATGTGCAGATGCCAACATAACTAACGACAGAGCTCATGATGGGCACCAGATACCTGCCTGGTGGGTCACACGTTCCACTCTCACCTTGTTCATGGACAACTCTGGTGTTTTTATCTTAGGCGGTAGTAAGGCGTATAAGGCGTTCCCACCTAAATGGTCAGGGCGATGTGGACTTAGCTACGGGGCACCTGCCGTCACCAGGTATCCCACTTTATATGCTAGCCAAATCACAAACGCAAGCTCCTTAATACATAAAGTAGCACCACATCATAGACAGCCCACCCATTTATCACAACACCAATTCAATAAGGACCCTTTGTCCAAGTCGGGGAACTTCCCACCTAGAAGAAacaattctactaaacatttccGAAGTAACAGAACAAGGATTCGCTGCCATGGTGTAGACCTGGAAGCACACCAGTTGAGAGTTAGCAGTTTACTCTCTGCACTCCAGAGTCGCCGTCTGGATGCACGGGCTGCTCAACAGGGAAGAGCACGTACAATCATTGGCAAACGGCGCTGCCTGTATGTGACTCAGAAGAAGCTGTGTTTCGTCCGAGCCGTGTGCAGGAGCCTGGCAACAATCTACATCGAAGGAGTAAATTACCATTTAATTGGGCGGACCTATTCTCAGGCGTGGGAGACTGGTTCAGTGCCCATGGGGCCATGTGTTTGGATTTGTTCTTCTCTACTTATTCGTCCTTGTCCTGATCTGTGTTTCCATTCACAGACCTCCTCCAGCCCGAGTCTCCTCTTCACAGCAGGACGCTGGGCTGCTTGCCTGTGAAGCTTCATGTCAGGTTTCAGACAAGGAGCTCGGGGCGTAAAGACCCCTTAAACTGAGAACATCTGAACAAACAGCAGCTGCGGAATGAGGCCTGCTTTAAACTTCTCTTTGATGAGTAAAGCAGGCCTTCCTGAGAATTCAGCTGTCATAAACCCCTCCCCGAGGGAGCCTTTTGTAAGGGAGGAGACGGACTTGGTATCAGGACATCCCGAAGAACTGCGTCAGTAAGTCCTATCTGCTCCTTCCATACTTTCCCACTGAAGCCTTACTACCCCGTCCCCTCTCCCATTAAGCTGGTAGATAAAACCGTATCCCCGGCTGTTCGACAGCTGCCCTTGATAGCCTACTcccacatacatatataataaacttTCCTCCGATTAATCTGTTCATTCACAGGCCCCCAACCACTTGAACCTAAGATCCTGTATGTATGTTTGGTAACTGAAGACTCTCTTTACTTCCCTTCCGGAGAAAGCTATAAACCACTGAAGCCGGAGGGTTTGGGTGCTCTGCTCATCTGTATGCATGTCATCTCCAGTCTAAGGGGGAAGTGTGTCGGGTGTGAGGCATGGCCATCTGATGCCCCGTgggcagcagcagggaggggtagGGTTGTAGGGACGAGGTAGCACTTATTGTACTGAGCACGTCATCTGCCCAGGCCCGTGGTGAGgtccttccatttttctattgaatcCTTCCCATTTGGCCAGTAAATAAACTCAAAGGGTAGATAACTTGCTAAAGATTACATCATTACTAAAAATAAGAGCATGATGCAGAACAGAGTGTCTGGTGTGCCGCCTTTCATAAAGCAGAGGAAAGAACCTGTGTATGTCTACATACGTGTAGTCACTCTGTTTTGCAAACAGACAGCTCAGGAAGGGTAGGCCAGAAGCTAATGGAAGTGATTATGTTAAGGGGCACGGGCAGTGAGAGTcccaccccctttttaaaagttgaatataAACAAACTGATGAACCTTTTAGCAAACTAACAACTTACATAGAGAAAATGGTTCTTCCAAGTTATGCAAAAATAATCCAGTAATTCTGGGTACACCCTCAGAGGTGGGATTATTGCTCGTAGTAATGTTGTCAAAAGAGTCAAGAAACAGACTGGTCCAGTGGTTCAGAGCATAATAAAACCTCCTGGGCATAAGACCCACATCAGGTGCTTTCCTGTGTATGTTAAACCAAATGCAGCGGAACTCTTGGCATTGAAACTGGAGAAGCCATTAAAGGAAGCGCGCGGCTTTGGGTGTTGAGTGTGGTATGCAGGTCATATGGTCGATGAGGGTGCAGGCTGCTGCTGTATTAGAGTGCAGAAGGGTAAAGCCATTTTGAGGGAAAATCCTGGGAAAAGACATCTAGAGTCATGATAACCTCcactttcttctgtaaaatggagataagcagTAAAGGGTGGGTAGGGCCAATACTGCTTACTCCTCTTTTTTGGTCATAAAAATGAgtcttattaatttcattttagaaggTCGATAGCCACTGGCCCTTGGATTCAGTGCTCACGGTCACTGCTAAAGAGGTTTAAGACCAACTCGATTATCTGTTGTGTGCCTGTTGTCTGTTccctgctagaatgtaagcttcacaAAGACAGATGTATTTGTTGAATCACAATGAATAGGGTTGTGGTAAAGATGAAAGAATGTAGGTCAAGCCCTCACGGTTGACCATCGGCATTGCTTAGCTCCAGATAAGATGGGGTTCACCTATAGCCAATGTGAATCTCTGGCAGATTGGAACTTTTGCATTGACTCTTGTCAGGTGTGAATTTGAAAACTTTTGAATAAAGTTGATAATTAGATTTGGGacttcttggggtacctgggtggctcagtcagttaagtgtctgcctttggctcaggtcatgatcccagggtcctgggattgagccccacatcgggctccttgctcagtggggagcctgcctacccctctgctgttccccctgcttgtgcactctctctctctctctctgtcaaacacataaatttcaaaaaatctttaaaaaaaaaagatttgggggtTCTTGTCCTGGCTTACTTTGTTTCCCTTCCAAATATTCAGGTGCATCAGACACCTCACACATACATGCAGatatatttattgagcccatTAATTCCACGATGTCAAGTAAGAACAAAGTTATGAGGAAAAGTGAAATGAGAGTGCAGTCATTGGAATGTTAGGAGATGCCTATTGGGAGGATGAATTCTTATGAAAGAGCATGAGTGGTTT from Ailuropoda melanoleuca isolate Jingjing chromosome 11, ASM200744v2, whole genome shotgun sequence includes the following:
- the LOC117804323 gene encoding uncharacterized protein LOC117804323, whose protein sequence is MPESSEPVELWRGPRGSEDGGGGRFRSGAGVSNLFVSQIWAECGSALRSLGAARAPRLRARLGLRSPRVPSSFARPELRCFRRPERRGKAVLGGPAGGRPSSSRGRARHRHSAERPGGFPAPRPGRPNNLALCSPRAPPPRLCSGFGAGRLAAAQTPPGPTRHPGSVSPTCAGLPRPELYAQILFIYLTERRERASGVAREAGSPLSREPSVGLDPGTLEL